From a single Nostoc edaphicum CCNP1411 genomic region:
- a CDS encoding diflavin flavoprotein, giving the protein MSANTLTTSHPRDVQVAEIGKNTLILRSRTWDRLKFEVEYSRQRGTTANSYLIQADKKALIDPPGESFTEIYLEQLAQHLDFISLDYIILSHVNPNRRATLQVLLSLVPQATLICSRPAANALKTAFPEFESPIQAMRSQDTLDLGQGHLLSFITVPTPRWADGLCTYDPATKILYTDKLFGAHICEDTLFDEDWKGLDAERRYYFECLHAPQAKQVEVALDKLSVLGARCYAPAHGPVVRYSLSRFTYDYRQWCQGQKSQELSVALLYASAYGNTAILANAIAQGLIQNGVNVESINCELADSAEINRIVEICDGLIIGSPTLGGHAPTQIQTALGIVLSVAAKTKLAGVFGSYGWSGEAIDLIESKLKDANYQLGFETIRVRFSPTPEILQQCQEAGASFAQNLKKTKKLRTSRQVVTETHVDRTEQAVGRIIGSLCVVTTRDEETHKGVLTSWISQATFNPPGIMIAIANEQNADLMHHPGDKFVLNILKEGRNVRRYFSRHSTLGDNPFANLATKTALNGCLILNEALAYLECTVQNQLECGDRWLIYAVINHGEVLETDGVTALEYRKSGSYY; this is encoded by the coding sequence TAAAATTTGAGGTGGAATATTCCCGCCAACGGGGAACTACAGCAAATTCTTATCTGATTCAAGCTGATAAAAAGGCTTTAATTGACCCTCCCGGCGAATCTTTTACTGAAATTTACCTTGAGCAACTTGCACAACATCTAGATTTCATCTCTCTCGATTACATTATTCTCAGTCATGTCAACCCCAACCGCAGAGCAACTCTGCAAGTATTACTATCTCTGGTTCCTCAAGCCACTTTAATTTGTTCTCGCCCCGCCGCCAATGCTCTCAAAACTGCCTTTCCCGAATTTGAATCACCTATTCAAGCGATGCGATCGCAAGATACTCTAGATTTAGGACAAGGACATCTTCTATCATTTATTACCGTACCGACTCCCCGGTGGGCGGATGGACTTTGTACCTACGATCCCGCTACAAAAATACTCTACACAGACAAACTTTTCGGCGCTCATATTTGCGAAGATACTTTGTTTGATGAAGATTGGAAGGGTTTAGACGCGGAACGTCGTTACTATTTTGAATGTCTCCATGCGCCCCAAGCGAAACAAGTTGAAGTAGCCTTAGATAAATTGTCAGTTTTGGGAGCCAGATGTTATGCCCCAGCACACGGCCCGGTTGTTCGTTACAGCCTCAGCCGTTTTACCTATGATTACCGCCAATGGTGTCAAGGACAAAAATCTCAAGAATTGAGTGTCGCTTTGCTTTATGCTTCTGCTTATGGAAATACAGCAATTTTGGCAAATGCGATCGCTCAAGGTTTGATTCAAAATGGAGTTAATGTAGAATCAATCAACTGTGAACTAGCCGATTCTGCGGAGATTAACCGCATTGTAGAAATCTGCGATGGCTTAATTATCGGCTCACCGACTTTAGGTGGCCATGCACCGACTCAAATTCAAACTGCTTTAGGAATAGTTCTCTCGGTGGCGGCTAAAACTAAGTTAGCAGGGGTGTTTGGTTCTTACGGTTGGAGTGGAGAGGCAATAGATTTAATAGAAAGCAAACTTAAAGATGCAAATTATCAACTAGGGTTTGAAACCATTCGGGTGCGTTTCAGTCCGACTCCTGAGATTCTCCAGCAGTGTCAAGAAGCAGGTGCTTCTTTTGCTCAAAACTTGAAGAAAACTAAAAAACTACGGACTTCCCGCCAGGTTGTCACAGAAACTCATGTAGATCGTACCGAACAAGCGGTGGGGCGGATTATTGGTTCTCTGTGTGTTGTGACAACTCGTGATGAAGAAACCCACAAAGGCGTTTTAACCTCTTGGATATCGCAAGCAACTTTTAACCCACCAGGAATTATGATTGCGATCGCTAATGAACAGAATGCAGATTTAATGCATCATCCTGGTGATAAATTTGTGCTGAATATCCTTAAAGAAGGAAGAAATGTCCGCCGCTACTTTTCTCGTCATAGCACTTTAGGGGATAATCCCTTTGCAAATCTTGCCACAAAAACGGCTCTGAATGGTTGTTTGATTTTGAATGAGGCATTAGCCTATTTAGAATGTACAGTGCAAAATCAGCTTGAATGTGGCGATCGATGGTTAATTTATGCCGTCATCAATCACGGTGAAGTGTTGGAAACCGATGGTGTCACTGCTTTAGAGTATCGGAAATCTGGCAGCTATTATTAA